The nucleotide sequence TTGTTCAACAGGTTTAATTTGCATCTCGATGGAATTTATCCAGAGAACTTATGAGGAAATTAAGCGACTGGATAGGAGTTTGATTACAGAGATAAGCTATCACAGGTATTATATGTATTAGTTGGGGAGAGTAAGCACAGGTGTATGTCTGAGATTGCTAGAAAATGACCAAAGTCCGTGCATAGACTACACGAATTTTCTGAAAGCAGAGAGGTTTTCATTGCAACTTTCAGTAGTAGATCATTTCCGCCTACGTTCCCGCCAAAGAAAGTATATGTGTTCGCGGTAcacaaactaaatttaaattgattgaaagtcTTCCAGGGTTTCTTGGCTGATGCAAAAAGTTCAAGATCATCAAAAGGCGTATGGAAATAAATCACGGGATCGGATTAGACAGAAGAAATTTGCGCGCCGTATATAAAATTTGCTTCTACAACTTTTGGCGGGAAACTTGACGGAGTTTTTGGTGGGGGGAAAGTAAAATTTTCCGTTGCTCTCCCACCAAGTGATGCAATTGTAATTTACATCACGCTTTCTTTTTTTCCAATCACAGCTCTTGTTTTTGATCAGCATCATCCCCAATCGTTGAGGAAGGCAGAGTGAAAACCGGTAAGTAGATATCTCAATTAGAAATTGCGAAAAGTACGTTTAGAAATTTATTTGGCATATGTTATATCTCAATTGAAGATAGTTATTGGAAACTCAATATCTTATATTTATGTAGTTAACTCATCATGGATCGTCTACCTGTTACCAGACATTAAATGCTTAATAAatgcaaatttaatcaaaagagCCGGTAATAGTTTGTCTATTGCATATTATTAtaacattttcaaatatttaaaatagaaaaaaaagtatatgaTCGAGTTGTTTAATCATTCTAAGAAATTTGAATAAGATCACATTTTGATCTCTATAGATCAACTTAGATTTTTATCTGGTTGAATCCCGAGTTACTAAGAGCTGTACAGGGCTGTGTGGGCTCAGTTTATGGTGCCGAAGCTGAACCGAAGTATGGGATATTGAAACCAGAGATtggaggaagaagaaaaaaccGAGTCATGTAGTTGGGTATAAAAGCAAGTGGCCTAGATCACCTCACACCAAATCACTTTCACTGTTTGTGGCGATCGCGCGTGTTTTTAAGGAGATACGATTTAttcgtggttttttttttaagtgttaatTGGTTAAGTGGACAATTATTTAGTGAGGAAGAATGAAGGTGCTCTCTGTGATCTTATTGTGCGCTGTGGCGATGGCTGCTGATAACAAGGCACCACCCACTGAGGATGGAATTAAGATCTACAAGCGTCTCATCCCTGCAGATGTTCTTAGAGGTAGGTTTGTGCGTCAGCTCTCTTTAGACAGCTCCCCTTACCCCTCCCTCGATCATGTGGTTTGCCTTGGGCAGTTGCAACTTGTCTGACGCCCCGATTTCGAAGGTGCTAACCAACAGTCGATCAATTAGTCGCCTCCTGAAGGTGAAACGGACGACTTTTTTGCAACTCTCGCGCTCTCTTTGTTACCTACCCGAACCATCCAGGTGAAAGTGAGCTCGAGCATGGCAACTGATCTCAAATTGAGACATACCTCGCACCCTCCCAATATGTATATGACCTTTCAGAGCACTGTTCCGCAACACCCACTTCAGATTTTTACACTATTCCAACAATATTTGAACAATgacaggtttttttttgtcaatttattttaatgtgaCTAACTTGTAACTAATTTGAGCAAATGGCCTCCAATTGACCAACCTCACTTAGTCTCTTTGAACTCTCTATGGGATCAAACTTTTTAGATGATGTTTAGTGACTGCGGAAAGTTGCGAAAATTccgttgttatttttttttttttaatataaatttactattttagCAGCTCCATAGTTCTCCATTGTATTGCGTTTGAAGTAGCGTGTCATGTCTCACAATATTGTCACAATGTTTATTTCTTAAGAGACCGAAATCATCGTCATCCGGCCAATTGTAGTGAACAACAGAAACATTACATGAATTGAGACACTGTGCTCACATACTTCATGTCTATATTGggtaattgaatgagaattgagACAAATCAGCGTCATCGGATTATCTCTACCCCACCTTAAGACTACAAACGCTAAACAAAACCGTGctaattaatttgtttattttattattcagaCTTCCCTGGAATGTGCTTTGCCTCCACAAAGTGCGCCACAGTTGAGCCTGCAAAATCATGGGATCTCACACCATTCTGCGGACGCTCAACCTGCGTCTTATCTGACGATAAAGAACCAAAATTGCTGGAATTGGTGGAGGACTGTGGACCCCTGCCATTGGCCAATGACAAGTGCAAATTGGATACTGAGAAGACCAACAAAACAGCTCCATTCCCATACTGCTGTCCCCACTTCACGTGCGAAGATGGCGCTAAGTTAGAATATCCCGATTTCAGCAAGGGTCAGGAAGCTCCTCCAGCTAAAAATTGATTTGCTCACCCCATTCCCCTGTATCCTCAGTTTCCATCCACTGAAAATGACGATGTACACCCCTCGAATTATTTAGATCCCAATAAAACACACCATTACATTGTCTCACGGATGGTTTTATTTCACCCATTTCACCAATAGAATATTTTCACAGATCCTTTTACAAAAGACAATTATTCTAAGTCAAACTACGTTGTTATGGATTACACCGATTACACCCGTGATACCAATAAAAGTCAAATCCTGTCGATGATGATCCGACTGCgatgatttataaaaaaaaatgtttttaagctTCTTGAAATATATTTGACACTCAAACACAAGAAAACGTATTTGACGGAAGTAGCCATATGCAATGAAGTTAGTTATAAGTGAAATCACCGTTGGATGGCTCTGTAACCTGGAAATTATGCATTAGCGCCCTCATACGTAATTATACCAAGTAAATACGGttgagttggtaaatttcaagaaatttcatgagtttccgcctaaagtagatggcgactgctgtgaaatttctgaaattttaccatctctacagtagagtcttctaaattcgaacgcttggGGGTGTTGAAATTACATTTCTTACCTCAGAAATtaaaacgatattttcaaaaataatggaTTTTATATGTGAGataattgtactttgaatcaaactCCTGTACTTTCTCATAAATTGAATGTATTCGCTtttcattttgattataatgTGGGTAAAATATTCAGGAAGCTGCAGAGAAATATGACTCTCGTTCACGATTTttaacatacagtagactctcgctaattcggctctattaagatcgggatactttttaattcgggcagcagttaaatttgaaaaaagtttgttaataTCTTCCAGATTTGATtctgattatcgaatgaagcaaatatcttTAAATTAGCCACGGTTTGTCTTATTTgtgatatgattttgcattattaagaggttttcatgagatttataataaatatgagTGTAAACTTAATGTGACTATACAAATGAACAAaagatcgttgcatttcaaacagtttgtcgccagaatttttctctaattcgggtgacatttcagtcccaaatgcccgaatttgagagagtctactgtaacctacttttgacattttgaattcaacggACGTTCGAATGTGAGAGGTTTAGATTTTTAAGAGATTCTACTGTATTTGATTACCCCTAGCACAAGGCCCCCTGGTAGGCAGCTTGATCGAGTGTTGTCCGTGAACAGAAAATCTCTGCCGTGACTAAATTGGACGGAAATGCAACTACCCTAAGGTCTCCATTCGATGCGATTTGAAGCGCAGTGGCGGCCAATCCGACTGCTTGATATTCACCGGTAATCGGATTGAATTGGGAACATCGAGTTCGTGCTAAAATGCATCCTGTTGCATTCCCGAGAAGTGCTACACGACCTGCTTGGCTTAGGGCGAAGGTGGGGTTAACTGCTAGGGCCTGGGTCATACATTCATCCATCAGTCTGACACTATTCATTCGTCTCACGCACTGCACGAAGGCACAGTGACCCGAAAAGCAGAGTGTCGGAGACTGGCCGGGCTGTAGCGTTCCAATACAAGGGGCGTATGTAGTGTTGACGAGGTACATCGTTGCACACTGACTAAGTAAAGCCACCTACAATAAGACAGTTGAGGTGGAGAATCAATTTGAAAGATTCATTATaagtacacacagaaaaaaatgtgctAAATTTTATACCTAAAGTTTGAATTCGGTTGCTTAATTTTAAAACGTTATGTTATAATGGCTGATCTTATATCCTTATTATTCTATAATGCTCTCTCTATTCCGAGCAGAATCGTAaggtttgaaatttgaatactTGAAGTACTTGAAATCCTAACTTCCATACTATACCTCAGAAATAttatacagtcgagttcctcaaatttaaatgatggttgagttcaaaatgtaaaatttgaggttatgtgaagaaagttttgagtgaagtctgaattagaactatttttctctgttctttcctcaatattatcgtattttgcaagaattgacggaaacactagacctttcttgactttcgcaattttattctttacgacgtttcgaggatgaatgtcctgttcatcaggtatcgaattttgttgggaaaatcacgtacaggcgggaaatggttacacttttttggacttggatcacagattgcactttaaagttcaccattcgactgatcgacacagaagtgtttccgtcaattcttgctacaccCCATCGGACCGAAATTCTTCACATTATCGTATTTTATTAACTTccacaacaaattccatttctttaactataaatgtggagctcagaggcaaaatgacacatatcccaatccgcaaaaaattactctgactcaaaaatgactgatttttggtgtacaagaaatggtcaaaaatattactcctaattggaatcttaaaaattagtcgtattcgcgtcgtattttggtcacagcattactcaagattgaattagtaatattatcgttattttacggttctaaagtttactctgccatgcggtaacaaaagcgactccaaacgaCGGTCTTTTTCCGTTCAAAAACTGATGCgcaaaaaataatgcatttggcgtccttctcttccgcataggtacgaaatcgacgtacgcacTTTGAATGATGACGTTAAGtacacttcacaactttgtattgcactACCACCGTAGACACTATTTTCTGAACAATTCATCACATTTTCTGTCGTTTTCTAGTAcgttctacagtagactctcgctcaatcggctctttttcaatcgcgcgaaaaattttgttgacaattttcacgtttaattataaagctgatttgctcaaattcgctgtagttcttcctattttatcatgattctttttTGAGCGCCTTTTATGGAATTTAaaaaggctttgatgcccaaatctatctataaaccggatgacattttgccccaaatgcccaattgagagagagtctactatatgtaaatttctctattttttcactAATTCACTACTCGCATTTGCGATGATTTTTGccattcgactattgctgaatgacaaaaattgcctaattttcacttaattcctgtcggcactgtactttttcgaatcacaacacacatgCCTACCGGgagagcttttcctcccaatgcgcactataatattgttgagaaaacacgcgaaaatatcaattactttgcgaatttacagcactgaatagttcta is from Phlebotomus papatasi isolate M1 chromosome 1, Ppap_2.1, whole genome shotgun sequence and encodes:
- the LOC129809875 gene encoding uncharacterized protein LOC129809875 gives rise to the protein MKVLSVILLCAVAMAADNKAPPTEDGIKIYKRLIPADVLRDFPGMCFASTKCATVEPAKSWDLTPFCGRSTCVLSDDKEPKLLELVEDCGPLPLANDKCKLDTEKTNKTAPFPYCCPHFTCEDGAKLEYPDFSKGQEAPPAKN
- the LOC129809561 gene encoding uncharacterized protein LOC129809561, whose translation is MHLSWTLMTLFVLGNHQSIGYFNKSALKCPQNTQKLLSLLNLLCNSTQVTTTTRDACYGCFFRAGSVAPGEAQVALLSQCATMYLVNTTYAPCIGTLQPGQSPTLCFSGHCAFVQCVRRMNSVRLMDECMTQALAVNPTFALSQAGRVALLGNATGCILARTRCSQFNPITGEYQAVGLAATALQIASNGDLRVVAFPSNLVTAEIFCSRTTLDQAAYQGALC